The sequence TTAAGCGATAGATTCCATTTGTCACATGCATTCTACCTCTTCAATTGcttgttattttttacttgacTTTCATTGTTATTATTGATATTGGTTGTACTGCACTGTTGAGGGAACTAccacataagcattttgctgcacatTTTCAACATCAAATTTTACGAGTCACACacatatttaacctgttgggtctagggggcagcatttgcacgtctggataaaaaaaatgtacccgatttaatctggttactaatcctacccagtaactagaatatgcatatacttattatatatggatagaaaacactctaaagtttccaaaactgtttgaatggtgtctgtgagtataacagaactcatttggcaggcaaaaccctgagacattttctgacaggaagtggatacctgatgtgttgtattgactttaaacctatcccattgaaaaacacaggggtttaggaatattttggcacttcctattgcttccactagatgtcaccagcctttacaaagtgttttgagtcttctggagggagatctgaccgaacaagagccatggaacgatgatgtcccattagacacctggcgcgcgagttcatgttgggtaccctcgttccaatacgttataaaagagtatgcattcgtccaccttgaatattattcatgttctggttaaaaaggccctaatgatttatgctatacaacgtttgacatgtttgaacgaacggaaatatattttttcccctcgttcatgacgagaagtccggctggcttacatcatgtgctaacgagacggagatttttggacataaatgatgagcttttttgaacaaaactacattcgttatggacctgtgatacctggaagtgacatctgatgaagagaatcaaaggtaatggattatttacatagtattttcgattttagatctccccaacatgacgtctagtctgtatcgcaacgcgtatttttctgggcgcagtgctcagattattgcaaagtgtgatttcccagtaaggttatttttaaatctggcaagttgattgcgttcaagagatgtaaatctataattctttaaatgacaatataatattttaccaatgttttctaattttaattatttaatttgttacgctgacttgactgccggttattggagggaaacgatttcctcaacatcaatgccatagtaaaacgctgtttttggatataaatatgaacttgatagaactaaaaatgcatgcattgtctaacataatgtcctaggagtgtcatctgatggagattgtaaaaggttagtgcatcattttagctggttttatggttttggtgaccctgtctttgacttgacaaaacattacacacaactcttgtaaatgtactgtcctaacatactctaaatttatgctttcgccgtaaaacctttttgaaatcgtaaaacgtggttagattaaggagatgtttatctttcaaatggtgtaaaatagttgtattttagaaaaatttgaattttgacatttatttggattcaaatttgccgctcttgaaatgcacctgctgttgatggagtgcaccacgggtggcacgctagcgtcccacctagccccaagaggttaacagatgttattgcggcgtgtagcgaaatgcttgtaaaatGTGTATGTTAAATGGGCATGTTAAATGTGTATGTGATTCCAAGGCCTTACCACCACTTATCCTCTCCTCCATCGTTGCTTTACCCAGTATGCCCGCGTTGCCTAGGTTGGGTGGCATAGTGTTGCTGCGTCTCACTGGAGCTCTCTCCATGGGCAGGGCACGCCCACCCATATACTGAGGCCCCGCCACACTATGACGGTTCCGCCGCTTCGCCGGGTACACTGGTCCAGAAGAAGAGATGATCAGGAAATCAAACTTAACACACACCTTGCCTGCCCTTGAAGTGAAGTCAAATCTAGAGTAGATCTGCCTACCTGGAGGTGGGAGATAGCCATTGAAGAGCACGTTTCCACAGGAGGATCGGTCCAGCTCGTCACAAAGCTGCAGCTTACGCACTGAGGAAGAGAAAAAAAGTAACCAAGGTggagacactaacacacacaaacaaagacaGCCTCTCATTCACAGCTGTATTTGACTAGCTACTGGCCACTTTCTTACCCAACGGAGTGATTCCATAGAACTCAGCTTCATGCATGAGCAGGTGCACATTTATGGACCTAAAAAGAAAGGTTAAGAAATCTCATTTGGAAAACAACTTACCATCAAGGCTGAATATATATTTTACTTAttaaatgtaaacaaatgtaACCAAAGGAATCAGCACCTGGGAAACAACTCTTTGGTGCGCAGGAAGTTCAGTATGGGAGTAAAGAGAGATGGGTCCCGATCTATGAAGATCTGTGGGAGATAAAGGTCAGCAGTACATTACAAATGTGTTATATGTAGGCCTAAGTGGTTGCCAAATTCAAATaggtttatatatacacacacaacctaGGTTTTTCCCCATCTATTTTAGACAACGTACCGCTCCAGTTTCATCCTTCAAGGTTGAGATCCTCCCACTTAGAAGACTGGCAGAGACAACATAACTCACTCGTTAGCGTCACTAAGTAAGGTCTACAGCAAATGACCATATGCCATCACTATGTCCGGGTAATGAATGAGTTGGAGTGAGTCATTATGAAGACACTTGTGACTTTAATAAAGGCATTGGTCTGTCTCAAAATAAATAGATAGCTACATACCTTGAGAAAAAGGAGTCTGGGACCCATGTCAATGTCTGTTTGGAGGTGCTGAACCTGAAACAACATGATCACTCAAATGAGCATAGTTTGATAATGTTCAAAAATATTAAGACGTTAGCAAGCGAACATTaccttagctagctagcgttGCACGTTCCAGCTGCACTGTGAAGTCAGTAGCTAACGTTACTGTCAGAGAGATCGTTAAGCTGAAAAATATTTAACTATCAGTAGTTAGTTTGCTAACTTAGGACAATGTTACTAGCTCGCtatctagttagctagccagccagtcagcaacttttagatagctaacgttagttagcatcCACCCACCAACAATAGCTTGCTGTcggtaacttagctagctagtcaaAGTAATTCCAGTCctcacctttttcctccaacgtTTAAATTGATAATGTCTCCGGTCCTTGCCATATTAGCCATATTTTAAAATGTGTGAATGTTCATGCCTTGCCCACGAAGTAAATAATTGAGTTAATCCATCACAATACGTATTTAGACAACGACAACGTTAGCCACATAATTGTTTCTGCTGCAACTTCCTGAAAGCAGAACCTCTTTCTGTGGTGTCTGACAGTCTACAACCAAATTGTCATCGCCACGGCGCCATCAGGTGTTCTGGAGTGCAAAGTACAGGCGCAGTTTACCCAATCACTGTTTTTGCAatatatttacatgtatttattttttacttaactaggcaagtcagttaagaacaaattcgtatttacaatgacagcctaggaacagtgggttaactgccttgttcaggggcagaacaacagatttgtaccttgtcagctcagggatttgatctagtaaCCTTTTGGTTGCTGACCCAAAGCTcaaaccactaagctacctgccacccagtaGGCTACAATCAATGTTTGACATAATGCATATGatctggtcagtatatacactacatgaccaaaagtatgtggacacctgcttgtcgaacatcacCTGAGccacagtcttccctgtggctcagttggtagagcatggtgtttgcaatgccagcatggtgtgtgcaacgccagggttgtgggttcgattcccatgggggggccagtaccaaaaaaaaaaatgcatgaaataaaatgtatgatatgtatgaaatgtatgcattcactactgtaagttgctctggataagaacatctgctaatgacgtaaatgtaaatctcattccaaaatcaaaggcaataatatggagttgctccccccctttgctgctataacagcctccactcttctggtaaggctttccactaaatgtcgGAACATATCTGTGGGGACTTGctcccattcagccacaaaagcactAGTGGATGTAGGGCACTGATCTGGGCAAttgatcccaaaggtgttcgatggggttgaggtcagggctctgtgcaggccagtcaatttcttccacaccgatctcgacaaaccatttctgtatgcacctcgctttgtgcatgggggcattattatgctgaaacagcaaagggccttccccaaactgttgccacaaagctggaagcacagaatcgcctagaatgtcattgtatgctgtagcgctaagagttcccttcactggaattaaggggcctagcccaaaccatgaaaaagagtcccagaccattattcctcctccaccaaactttacagttggcactatgcattcgggcaggtagcattctcctggcatccgccaaacccagatttttccgttggactgccagatggtggagtgtaattcatcactccagagaacgcgtttccatttctccagagttcaatggcagtgagctttacaccactccagccgatgtttGGCATTGcgaatggtgatcttaggcttgtgtgcgactactcagccatggaaacccatttcatgaagctcccgatgaacaggtcttgtgctgacgttggaACTTGGCagagagtgttgcaaccgaggacagatgatttttatgcggTTCAGCAGTCAGCATTCCCATTCtgggagcttgtgtggcctaccacttcgcggctccAGTGTTGCTCCTAGATAtttacacttcacaataatagcacttacagttgacaggggcaTCTCTAGCTgggaagaaatttgacgaactgacttgttggaaaggtggcatcctatgacggtgccacgttgaaagtcactgagctcttcagtaaggcccttctactgccaatgtttgtctatggagattgtatggctgtatgcttaattttatacacctgtcaggaaCAGGtggggctgaaatagccaaatccacaaatttgaaggggtattcacatatttttgtatatatagtgtatctactcAGGGTGGAGGTGACTGTGACATAACAGAAAGTAGAAACAGAAAGTTCCCCTCACAACTGGGCTCCAAGCTGCTAGGCACATTGTTCAGCATGCCTGTAAACCATTATCACAATGAATCAAAGCCTTATTCATTCAATACATGTAAAACTGCATGAACAGATAAGATGTTTGAAAGTCTGTAGTTGTTAGCTTCAATAATATTATGTGGACTTGCTGCTATTTTGTCCCTAGCTGTAGTAGCAGTGATACATAAATGTATGTTTTTATGCATGAGCAGTGATAATACTAAAACAATTATCAAATACAGTAAATACTTTACACCTTATTCTAATTATGCAAAGAAGAGTGAACGTAACTAGAATTAGTATTGGTCCAACATGGCCCTTTGGCCTGCATATATTTGTAGAACCAATTGACAAGACGTTGGCATTGAACTGCACATGCAAACAAAATTAACAACACAGTGTTTTTTTCAATATCACAATTTGTATTTATCAATTCAAAGAAACAACTGTACACAGTCAATGGTTTTAAGTTGGATCTGTTTTATACATTATTATTCATTCATTCACCTTTTCCATGTACGTAAGTGTGTCACCCCATTATTGTACAGTGATTGTATAGCGACGGGATGAGACTTCAAAACATGCAGAGCAGTATCATAATAGCGACTATGTAATTCATGCAACTTCTGTGTCCTGATATTGTGATGTTTTCCATTGATGTTGTACAAATGAACCATTTGCCCCATGGATATTTCAATTTGttgaaacccccccccaaaaaaacattttctccCTTTCACagcaaaaaaaaactaaacatgTAATTCTTTCTTTACAGAAAATACTTTACAATATGTAATTTCTTACAGGTCATCAAGCTGTTGAACTTTGCAAAACATCCATTCAGTAGTTCCCTAAAAACAGTGGTGCTCTAGGGTCAAAGGTCAGGAAATGAACAGTAGGTGTTGAGCATTGACTTTGTCAACAAATAACAATGGAACATCCTGGATAAAAAGAGCAACGTAATCATTATTCCctgaaatgaagaaaaaaaatatgtattctaGAAAATACGGATTTGAGTTTGTAATGGCATTAGACGATTGATTTGTAACGGTTGCGGTGTGAATGCTTTCATGAAGGAAGCACTCCAGGACTTAACGCACATCACACATTACAGATGCCCAGTTACGCAATGTTCTGACATAACTGAAACATGACTGCACAGCTAATACAGAAGCATTGTATCAATAATGGGATTCCTCTCACAAGTCTCCCTATGACATGTTAATGCTTGTGTGTATCAACTGTAGGTTATAAAATTGTGCTTTCTAGTCATTAACAACATCCAGCTGTTTTGTCATTTGAAAGTCTATAAGCTCAAATTGCGCTCTGTGCAACAGAAAAGTACAGGATAACATGGATCGGGCCCTTGGCCATGACAACAGACGTGCTGGCCCACATTTGGAAAATGACTACTGGTAATTTATCCAGATAGCATGAAGAATTGTATAGGCATGTTTGGTTTTAGGATGTGATAGCTTTTCGAAACTCGTACTTCATGCACTGTCGCTGGAATTACAGCTGTTAGTAAAGTGTAACAAGCAAGACAAGCATGAAAAACtgcaatgtgaaatgtcatatcATGGTTGAACATGATACTCTCATACATTTCAGGCTTGTGTACTTAATGTTCATTCATGAAGATAATTCAAACCTCATTCTCCTGTAATCAAATAAACACATTTCCCTCTCGGACCCTTAAGCACCACTGCTCCTCAAGCAATAGCACTGTGCAATGGGGGAGCGTTTTAGTGCAAAGGAAACGTTGCATATAAATTCTCTTTTCGCATCAACAATAAGTTCCTGGCAACCTCCCTAAGCCACCATAATACTTTGACTGCATACCATCTGTTTAGAGTGAGACTATGGCATACAAATAGGATATCTGTGACAGAAGTACACAGAGATTGCAATGGTAAGCAACATTTCCAAACAAAGTTACCATTCAGAGACATCCAAATTATTGTTAAGACAATTACGTACATCAATTTGAAACCAACTCGTTTTTATTGAGCATATTGTTTTTGGAATGAGACATCCTCCATATGAGCTGCCCAGGCAAGATAAGTCTACTCTAAACAATAGATAGTAGTGAATACTGCACAGTGAAACTCCTGAATGCAAGAATTCAGCAGACTAGCAGTTTACTGCTAGTATCCTCCCACTACACTATGCTAATTGTACTGTATGCCACTCAGTAGTGTGTCATACGAGTCTCAAAATTCACCACAGAATCTCATAGATGTCCACAGTGCCCTATCTGAGTGTGTTCTATGTCATGTATTGTACTCTATTTCACATTCCATGTGATAGTTATGTTCATTCAAAAATAAGTTCTGTTGATCCTTGCCTTGTTGTGTCCAACACGGGTTATGGATTGCATTGATTTGGCATTCACGCCTATATAGATGCATAAAATGTGTTTAAAAAACAAGGTAGAAAAAGCAACTCAGGAAAGATTTCATGATATTTGCACTGTACTATCTCGTCGCCTTCACTCCTCACTTCTGTACAAATCTCTGATGTAAGGAACAGGCAAAGGATTTGTCCACTAGCTTCCATAATGGAAGACTTCCCGTTACCAAATATGGCTTTGCAGTGCTAAGACTAACAGATCATTTTGTTGTATGATGCATGGAGGGGAACAAAGTGAACATCGTTGCTCATAGCTACATACTGTGAGAGGAACATAGGATCGGACAGCTATGCAAAGCCTCTCAACAAGAGATTTATCCCAAGCAAGACATGCATGTGATTCATTCATCCAGAAGCTTTTGTTTACATCCATCTGACATCGACTTGCATTCCTGAGGCCTTGGAGTGACCAATCGGCACCGTATCACTTCTGTGTGGCCCCTGAACTTAGATCGTTGCTGTGTTCGCATCAACTCCTGTGGTTATTGGGGTTGTTAGAAGCCTGGCCTGTGGAACGGCAGTGCCTGGAAGACTGAGGGAGAACTGAGGACGCAGATGTGAACAAAAAAACCTGAGCTATGAAAACCCTGGGAGTGGTGAGCAgctgaacagacacacacacacatccgcaCACACAtgctcagacacacacaactTAATTTCTCTTTGACTGTCTATAAAAAGCATTGTGATATTTTCTGAATGGACAAAAATAATGTTGACTGGGTATGTGGAGTGCGATTACCACCATCTGATGGTCTTTGAGAAGAAAGGGGAAGGTTTGGTCTTGCAAGATGGCTTCCAGTCCTATCCCTCTGGTGCTGGGTGTCTATGGCTGCTGGGTCCCTGGGGGCCTCTCGGGGGCCCCAGATGAAGGCATAGCTGAGTATGGCCGTGGGGGCCAGCCTAGCCTCCGGGTAAAGGTTCCAGGTCATCCATTAAAAAGCCAGAACAACCTTTGTGAAGGCTGATGTTACctgcctcttctctttctcctctggcTCAATGTTGAATTGTACAAATTCAATTTGGATGAGTTTGATGATATTACAGTTTTGTACTGAAGAAAGTCAAAGTGAGAAAAGAGAGTCCAGAAAATAATGATGGCAGAGTGAACGAGCAGAAATACAAAAAAGGAAACAGAAAATAATTTCTCTCCAAAAAGAGGCCAGTTGTGAAAAACATTTAGGCATATTTCATTCTCTTTTGTTTGGGAGTATACAATTGGATGTTCTAGACATACAATACATAAATAGACAGACAAGAGTTACATACAGATACAGCTCATCTCTTACAAAAAATAAACGTAAAACGTTATGAGCTACTTTTTCATACTACCAGTGACAACCCTCTTGTTACATGAGTGTCCATCTCTCTCACACTGCTGCCCTGACTAGGAGGATCATCTGCTTTCTGCAGTGCACCAATGTCACCACCAGAGGGCAGAGGTGGAACGAGCCGGGCAATAAGTGTTAGTGACCAGGTCTGACACCCTCAGAgcaacagagataaagagagagggcaaCGAGGAGGGGCACACTGATATTCGTGCTTCAAATCCCTCATGTCAGTTCACCAGGGTGATTTTCTTTTTCGACACTAAACAGAACTGAAGCAGATGGATGAGAGGAAAGGGATGGGTCTTGATTGGGAGTCTTTTATACCCCTCTCCCTTTTCCCCACCCACCGCACAACATCAAACTCATTTCTTCTTGCTGGACTTTTCTGAACGCTTGGTGTCCGATTTGGTCTCACCCTTATCCGACCTCTCAGAGCGCTCGGCTCTCTGCGGCCTTTCCCCCCGGTCAGACCTTTCTCCCCGTTCTGACTTGTTATCGGCCTTGCTGCCGTCGCGACGCGTGCCCTCGTCCGTAGATGAGGTAGTAGGCTGGGGTTGACCCCATTTGGCAATCTCCTCATGCTCTGCGATGCTCTTGTTGATGTTGGTGGTCCAGGCCTTTAGATCATCCTGTGActcggagagagaaagggagatgagagagagcatgggacaggaCGAATGATAAAGAacaagaaagggaaagagagagggtgagaaacaGAAAGAAAGTTATTTGGCACACGGACAAACATTGCAGAATCACATTGTTATTATATGACTGTATTTCCATGAAAGACCAGTCAACTTTTGAATGCCTTTTACCTCATCCTTTGCATGGAACAGAAATTCACTTCCGTCTTTCGTTCTGAAACAGAAGGGCAGAGAAGTTGAGGGTAACACACAAAATGTCTATCTATACGGTAGACAAGACAAACAACATGACCCTGATTGACAGTATGCCTAAAAGGCAGAGTACTAACTTAAGTGTAAAGACGTTTTTCTTCTTCTTGTATCCAAGGGTGATGTCGCAGTGGCAGTGGCCGAGGTTGAGCATGGGCTCGTTGTTGTAAGGTGTGGTGGTGTTCTTAGCGTCCTTATAGAAGCCTATCTCTCCTTTGTTCAGCACACAGTACAGGTTGACCCAGgatctgctgtagggggggggaaACGGGGCGCGTTCAGCAAAAACCAACTACAGGCTTAATGCCACCTAACCTCACTCACCTGGGGGCGTTCAAGATGACTGGCCGGAGTGGTCCGAGGGGGAACACACTGCCGAACAAACAATGAACCGCCGACCGTAGCGTGCATAGGTGCATACACGTGGCTTACCTTTGTGGAGAGGTAGGAAGAACAGCCAGCAGCAAGGAGcaacaggagagagaaaaaaacagagaATTTGGTTAAATGACAGTATTGGTATTAGTGAACATTCATCTCACCTCTTAAGATGATTGAGTGTAACAAACAAAAAGCTAGGCTTTACCTTGGCATGTACATAGCATTACATGTACATCAGAAACATTCATCCAATTGGTGAGTGAGCAGTGGGTCTCATTTGTGGGATGAGTCTGTTGCGTTGCGTGTCAGCCATGGCCTCCAGGGGGCAGTGCAGCAGTGAGAGGCGGACGGTTCAGTCTCCGGGGGCCAGAGACCCGTGGTAGGCCACCAAGCATGGCCGACTGAACGAAACGTCTCTCGGGAGGAAGCGGAGTGATGTGTGGGTCTCTGCAGGGACCTGTGCGGGTAGCATGGCTATGGCTGCATATCGTACCAGCTATGGGCCAGAACCAGCACCAGGTTCGACCTTAGGCCCAGCAACAACATCCATCAACCAGACCGCTCTCCGTCAGGGACCGTGTTGGTTAGGCACCATGCATGTTGCAAGCAGTGGAATGGCTGGTGGCTATCTCTTGGTTGAACTCTCATTCTGATACACTTCTGATCAGAGGCTAAACAGAGATCTGAAGTTTCAATAAAATGCTAGAAGAGCATATGTTAAAGCAAATAGCTATTTTCAAATAGGATGCTAGAACATATGTCAACCCAGAATTCTATTTTCAATAGGTTACAAGAACATATGTCAACTCGGGTCGTAAGCTCCAATAGGAATGTCTgaacatacagtatgtcagacCAGCGCTAAAGCACCAATAGGATGCTGGAGTATATGTCGACCGAGACCTACGGCACCAATCAGATGCTGGAACATATGTTAATGCCAGTGACATGCACCAATTGAACATTTCGTAGGTAAAGTCAGTtgttttgttagcttagcatgctCATAGGATCATGCCTGGTTGTTTTGTCGGACTCCCCCATTAGGAACCTGGATGCCCACCTGTTAGAGCTCTTCCTCATGGTCTCGATATCCAGCTTGCGGAAGAGGAAGCCCTCGTGGTGGGCTGTGTGGCTGGGCGGCTGGGGGACAGAGTGGCTCACGCCCTGAGCCACCCCTGGCTCCGGTGCCGAGCGCGACCGCCGGGTGGTGGCCTCTCCTGCAGATGGGTCCTTGGGCCGGGGTCTCCGCCGGGGCTTGGGGCGATCCCTTGCTCGCGGCCGGTCTGGACGTCCGGAAGACTTCTCTGGCACGCCGTTCGGCACTTTAAGGACCTCCCCTCGTgcctgaggagagaagagagaaggcagAGCTCAGACTATAAATACAACATATAGCCGTTAAACACTCTCATTAAGAGTATGTATGTATAGATAACTCTATCTGTGTAATAAAGGCGGCATAGCTTGTGAACAGAAGACTCACCgttgctgcctctctctcttttagctgctccactatatcaAACAAGGTCTGGCCGCCTGACTTTTTCTCCCTGTAATCAGCCAAGACAAAAAGTGATACACCTTTCTGCAAACAGCACTTAATGACGCCAAGGCGCAATGTAGTACTCACGTAGAACGTCTGTCTGACTGCTCCTTGGCTGTGTCGTGTTCACTGGACTCCTGTCTCTCCGTCCGGTGGCGGTCTTTCCTCCGGCCCTCGTGTCCGTGGCCCTCCTGCTCGCTGGACGTCTGCCTTTCCAGCTTTCTCTCTTTGCGCTCGGCCCGTTCCCGCCACACCTCCTGGGGCAGCTCATCCCGCCGCGCCTGGATCATCAGCGCCTCACTAGAGTGCTGGCGCTCCAGCCTGGCTTCCCTGTGACTGTCCCTACTGTCcctactgtctctgtccctgtctctctgctggGGCTCCGACCGGCTGCTCCCCGCCCGGTGATCTCTGCTGCTGGGCTCACTGTTCAGCCTCTCCctgcccatcccctccctccccatctcctggAGCACCACCTCGGCCATCACCGGCATCACCGGCGCTGGCTCCATTAACacaatatctctctccctctctctctgctccctctctcgcacctccttctctctcgccttctccagCCTACAGGCCACCAGCATGGGCGTCACCATGTCGTCCATGTGTTTGATCTTAGGCTGCCGGAGGTACTGCGAGGCTTTCACCTCCACTGCGGCGGCTGCCCCAGTCACCAAGCTTGCAGCTATCCCTTTGGCCTCGACCGCGGGGGTGATCAATCCTGCTGCCAACCCTCTGGCTTCAGAGGCGGCAGTCCCAAATCCTGCTGCCACCCCTCGGACCTCCATGGCGGCGGTGGTCCCTAAATATGTTGCCTCCACAGCGGCTGTTCCCAGGCTGGCTGCCACCCCAACTACACCCCCAGCCACTCCCCCCATCATTGGGATGGCCCGGGCCTCCAGACTGCTGCGGTAGCCACTGGAGCCGTTCATGATGGGGGTGTAGTTGGCCACGGTGGAGCCCAGGCGGCGGGCCACGGAAGAGGGCGAGGGTTCCTGGGGGGGCCTCTCGGCTCTGGGCTCGGCCTGCTCGTAAAGGATCCGTCTCATCAGGGGGGAGCCCTGGCTCCGGGCAGGGGACGTCTCCTGGGGGTCCAGGAACACCTTACGACCCAGCAGGGGGGTGGGAGGGAGCTTACTCTGCTCCGCTTTCATCTTCTCCACCTGGAACCAAATCGAGGTTAACTAAACATCAGCACTTCATTGTAGAATCTCCTCTACAACAAAATTAAGCATAACGTAAACATGAAGCCATTTGACAAGTCACGTCAAACAACCTGTGCTCTACAACCTCTTGTAAGCAACCAGAAGAAAGACGGCATCAGCTAAGGGTAGTGTTAGTTAGCTAGGGACAGTAACGGACCGTGGTGAGGCGTCGTAGCGAGCTGAAGCGCTCCTCCCAGGTGGCGGCGGCCTTGCGGAAGGCCTCATGGCGGCGGATGAGCTGCTCCACCTCGTCCACGCTAGCGCCCAACTCCTTGCTGTTGATGAAGGGCTCCTGGGCTGTGAGCCAGGCCTCAGCCACCACCGCTTCCTGGGCAAACTGGTGCACCTCCAGCACTGAggcagaggagaaagaggaactCAGTGTCTGAGAACAATGGGAATCAAATCTCACACACAGTGTTGCTCAGTTGTAGCTTACTGTGGTTCAAACTCTATTATGGAATGCCTTGGGATAATATCAATCAGAGACTCGAGGTGCCAGGTACTAGAGTAGTTACATTCAGGTAAAATCAGAGGGACTCACTGTGCTGCAGGACCTCCCAGTGTTTGTCCCATTTCTCAGACAGCTCATACTGCTTGGCCACCACCGTATCCAGCTTCTCCTTGATCTAAAAATACATAGCATTTCCATTGAATTTAATCTAAACTAGTGACTGTAAATGTAATCTAAACTACAGGACCATCCTCTATGTTCTCTGGCAGAACCCTGGCAACAGTGCTGTTACCTCCTCAGCAGCAGGGTTGCGCGCGGCCAGCAGCGTCTTGCCCATCTCGATGCACTGCAGCACACTCTTACTGCGCGCCTCCACCTCGCTCTTCAAGCTCTGGTGGTAGTTCATCAGTACCTCCACTGAGGACACATCCCTGAAAGGACCAG comes from Salmo salar chromosome ssa20, Ssal_v3.1, whole genome shotgun sequence and encodes:
- the LOC106580737 gene encoding spectrin beta chain, non-erythrocytic 4 isoform X5, which gives rise to MLMARDTSRDETQKLHKKWLKHQAFMAELAQNKEWLEKIEREGQQLIQEKPELGPVVRSKLGEIRECWQDLESTTQAKARQLFEANRADLLVQSYTSLDHRLHQLEGQLGYVDQGQDLTSVNKQLKKLQTMECQMEEWYAEVGELQVAAASIPQQGQVMDTVGERQAAVETRIVRLIEPLKERRRILLASKEVHQVGRDLEDEILWVQERLPSATSQEHGSSLQAVQQLMKKNQTLQRELQGHRARVEDVLERANVIASIRSPEADCVRAGLEQLSGLWGLLWAETERRQLVLDAMYQAQQYYFDTAEVEAWLSEQELHMMNEEKGKDEPSTLQLLKKHLVLEQTIEDYAETIGLLSQQCRQLLEMGHPDSEQISKRQCQMDRLYVSLKDLVEERKSRLEQQYWLYQLNREVDELEQWIAEREVVASSPELGQDFEHVTILQEKFTEFATETGSLGQERVTAVNQMVDELIDYGHADAATIAEWKDGVNEAWADLLELMETRAQMLAASHQLHKFFADCREVLAQIDDKQRRLPEVRARQGGTANTSTLQRLMQSFEHDIQLLVTQVRQLQESAGQLRTIYAGQKAEAIAGREQEVMHCWKELLTSCEECRVQITTATDKLRFFGVVRDQIMWMDSIISQIGTGDNPSIPSSDITGSGLSGPFRDVSSVEVLMNYHQSLKSEVEARSKSVLQCIEMGKTLLAARNPAAEEIKEKLDTVVAKQYELSEKWDKHWEVLQHMLEVHQFAQEAVVAEAWLTAQEPFINSKELGASVDEVEQLIRRHEAFRKAAATWEERFSSLRRLTTVEKMKAEQSKLPPTPLLGRKVFLDPQETSPARSQGSPLMRRILYEQAEPRAERPPQEPSPSSVARRLGSTVANYTPIMNGSSGYRSSLEARAIPMMGGVAGGVVGVAASLGTAAVEATYLGTTAAMEVRGVAAGFGTAASEARGLAAGLITPAVEAKGIAASLVTGAAAAVEVKASQYLRQPKIKHMDDMVTPMLVACRLEKAREKEVREREQRERERDIVLMEPAPVMPVMAEVVLQEMGREGMGRERLNSEPSSRDHRAGSSRSEPQQRDRDRDSRDSRDSHREARLERQHSSEALMIQARRDELPQEVWRERAERKERKLERQTSSEQEGHGHEGRRKDRHRTERQESSEHDTAKEQSDRRSTEKKSGGQTLFDIVEQLKEREAATARGEVLKVPNGVPEKSSGRPDRPRARDRPKPRRRPRPKDPSAGEATTRRSRSAPEPGVAQGVSHSVPQPPSHTAHHEGFLFRKLDIETMRKSSNSRSWVNLYCVLNKGEIGFYKDAKNTTTPYNNEPMLNLGHCHCDITLGYKKKKNVFTLKTKDGSEFLFHAKDESQDDLKAWTTNINKSIAEHEEIAKWGQPQPTTSSTDEGTRRDGSKADNKSERGERSDRGERPQRAERSERSDKGETKSDTKRSEKSSKKK